The Verrucomicrobiia bacterium DNA window AATGGCCAGTTCAGGATCATTCCAGAGCAACGTGTGCTCGTGCGCCGCCGCGTAAAAGTCGGTGCACTTGTAATGAAAAAGGACCGTTTCGCTCACGACCTGAAAGCCATGCGCAAAGCCGGGCGGCACAAAAACCTGCCGTTTGTTCTCGCGGCTCAACTGAAACGCCTCCCACTGCCCGAACGTCGGCGAGTCACGGCGGAGGTCCACCACCACGTCGTAAACTTCACCCTGCAACACGGTGATGAGCTTGCCCTGCGCCGCCGGGTTCTGGAAATGCAGTCCGCGCAAGATGCCGCGCCGGGAAAAAGACACGTTGTCCTGCACAAAGGGTGTGGTCCCGAGCCATTCTATGTAGCGGCGGGTGTTCCACAGCTCCATGAAGTAACCCCGCTCGTCGCCGAAGACGTCGGTTTCAAAGACGCACACGCCGGCCAGTTGGGAAGGGATTTGCTTCATCGTCACATTGCGGCCCGGCCCTGCCTGGCTTCGAGCACCACTTCGGCCAGATAATCGCGGTATTCGCACTTGGGCAGTTCCACGACCAGCGATTCAAGCTGGGCAAGCGAGATGGCGCCGCGTCGGAAGGCGGCTTCCTCAGGGCAGCCGAGCTTGATGCCGGTGCGCCGCTCAATCGTTTGCACGTAGGCCGAGGCTTCGTGGAGGCTGCTGCTGGTTCCGGCG harbors:
- the rfbC gene encoding dTDP-4-dehydrorhamnose 3,5-epimerase, which codes for MKQIPSQLAGVCVFETDVFGDERGYFMELWNTRRYIEWLGTTPFVQDNVSFSRRGILRGLHFQNPAAQGKLITVLQGEVYDVVVDLRRDSPTFGQWEAFQLSRENKRQVFVPPGFAHGFQVVSETVLFHYKCTDFYAAAHEHTLLWNDPELAIPWPVPDPVLSPKDTRGKRLREFAPAELFTCS